The Fortiea contorta PCC 7126 genome has a segment encoding these proteins:
- the pabB gene encoding aminodeoxychorismate synthase component I, whose product MKTLIIDNYDSYTFNLYQLIAEINGEYPTVIYNNQITWNELKQWEFDNIVISPGPGRPENSKDFGICHQAIQNTQVPLLGVCLGHQGLSNVFGGKVIHAPEVRHGRLSQVYHDGTDLLFAGIPSPFSVVRYHSLLVADELPKCLEKVAWTDDNLIMGIRHRSLPLWGVQFHPESICTEYGHTLFENFQKITRKFAQERDNISKKIYWIENNETAPKPASSSQKKQQQEFKLCTRKLNLCPDSEQIFVHLFGNSANAFWLDSSLVEPGLSRFSYMGDSSGENSLLIHYRALSQELTVTQSDIVSCKTEGIFDYLQREIERRHCSSDQLPCDFNCGFVGYFGYELKAECGSQFHHSSSLPDAMFLLADRMIVIDHQEQSVYLLCLIQQGQTTAAEAWFEWIRQQIDHLPPLSPIVPLKKDTPVIFRLSRSQQTYLSDIETCLQEIHEGETYQVCLTNQIHTDTTPDPLAFYRTLRRINPAPYAAFLRFGDVAIACSSPERFLSIDCQGWVETKPIKGTLPRGKTPQEDFILGERLRNSEKDRAENLMIVDLLRNDLGRVCAVGTVHVPKLMDVETYATVHQLVTTIRGQLRAGMSATDCIRNAFPGGSMTGAPKLRTLEIIDRLEQEARGVYSGAIGFLGLNGSADLNIVIRTAVLTTEQTSIGVGGGIVALSDPQMEFRETMLKAKALIHAMMLTIHGDFQDDKYYIQGIETEVFDSSRKVQV is encoded by the coding sequence ATGAAAACCCTAATTATTGACAATTATGACTCATATACCTTTAACCTTTATCAACTAATTGCCGAAATCAATGGAGAATATCCCACCGTAATTTATAACAATCAAATTACCTGGAATGAACTCAAACAATGGGAATTTGATAACATTGTAATTTCACCGGGCCCTGGTCGCCCGGAGAACTCAAAAGATTTTGGTATCTGTCATCAAGCTATTCAAAATACCCAAGTACCGCTTCTAGGGGTTTGTCTCGGACATCAGGGGCTTAGTAATGTTTTTGGCGGAAAAGTGATTCATGCACCTGAAGTTCGCCATGGTCGCCTCAGTCAGGTTTATCACGATGGAACTGATTTGTTATTTGCGGGAATTCCTTCTCCATTTTCTGTTGTGCGTTACCATTCTTTGCTAGTTGCAGATGAGCTACCCAAGTGTTTAGAAAAAGTGGCGTGGACGGATGACAACCTCATCATGGGAATCCGCCATCGCTCTTTACCGTTATGGGGTGTGCAGTTTCATCCAGAGTCAATCTGCACTGAATATGGACACACTTTATTTGAGAATTTTCAAAAAATTACCCGAAAATTTGCCCAAGAGCGAGACAATATTTCCAAAAAAATCTACTGGATAGAAAACAACGAAACTGCTCCCAAACCTGCAAGTTCTTCTCAGAAAAAACAGCAACAGGAATTTAAACTTTGTACACGCAAACTAAATCTATGTCCTGATAGTGAGCAGATATTTGTACATTTGTTTGGTAATTCAGCCAATGCATTTTGGTTAGACAGCAGTCTTGTGGAACCCGGTCTTTCGCGCTTTTCCTACATGGGAGATAGCAGCGGCGAAAACAGTCTTTTAATTCATTATCGGGCATTATCTCAGGAACTTACAGTTACACAATCTGATATTGTCAGCTGCAAAACAGAGGGAATTTTCGACTATCTCCAGCGGGAAATTGAACGCCGACACTGCTCATCTGATCAGCTACCATGTGATTTTAACTGCGGGTTTGTGGGTTACTTTGGATATGAATTAAAAGCAGAATGTGGATCTCAATTTCACCATTCTTCTAGCTTACCTGATGCTATGTTCCTCTTGGCCGATCGCATGATTGTGATCGATCACCAGGAACAAAGCGTTTATCTACTGTGCTTGATTCAGCAAGGACAAACAACCGCAGCAGAGGCTTGGTTTGAATGGATCAGACAACAGATTGACCATCTTCCTCCTTTATCGCCTATTGTTCCTCTGAAAAAAGATACACCTGTGATTTTCCGATTGAGTCGCTCTCAACAGACTTATCTGAGTGATATTGAGACATGTTTGCAGGAAATTCATGAAGGAGAAACTTATCAAGTTTGTTTGACAAACCAAATTCACACAGATACAACACCAGATCCACTGGCTTTTTATCGAACATTACGCCGGATTAATCCCGCTCCTTATGCAGCATTTTTACGCTTTGGGGATGTGGCGATCGCTTGTTCGTCTCCAGAGCGATTTCTCAGCATCGATTGTCAAGGTTGGGTGGAAACCAAGCCCATCAAAGGGACTCTACCACGAGGAAAAACACCCCAAGAAGATTTTATCCTGGGTGAACGATTACGCAACAGCGAAAAAGACCGGGCTGAAAATCTCATGATTGTGGATTTACTGCGTAATGATTTAGGACGGGTATGTGCAGTTGGTACTGTCCATGTGCCGAAATTGATGGATGTGGAAACCTATGCAACAGTCCATCAACTAGTGACAACTATTCGCGGTCAATTACGCGCCGGGATGAGCGCCACAGACTGTATTCGCAACGCCTTTCCCGGTGGTTCCATGACAGGTGCGCCCAAGCTGAGAACTTTGGAGATTATTGATCGATTAGAGCAAGAAGCGCGGGGAGTTTATTCAGGAGCGATCGGCTTTTTAGGATTGAATGGTTCAGCCGATTTAAATATCGTTATTCGTACCGCCGTGTTGACAACTGAGCAAACCTCAATTGGTGTTGGTGGTGGTATTGTGGCGCTTTCTGATCCGCAGATGGAGTTTCGAGAAACGATGCTGAAAGCAAAGGCATTAATTCATGCGATGATGCTCACAATTCATGGAGATTTTCAGGACGACAAATATTATATCCAGGGAATAGAAACAGAGGTTTTTGATAGCTCTAGAAAGGTGCAAGTGTAG
- the dprA gene encoding DNA-processing protein DprA, with protein sequence MLEERAYWLGWSKISGIGPVLLRRLQQHFGTLATAWKASAAELAQVEGFGFQTLEKIIQQRSRLQPQLLLTQHEAENPHFWTPGDADYPRLLLETPSPPPLLYYRGEVDLAENLGQKPLVGIVGTRKPSEYGIRWTRQISTALAKNGFTVVSGMAEGIDTESHLATLKAGGRTIAVLGTGVDVIYPQKNRDLYKQILTSGLVVSEYPSKTPPDRTHFPRRNRIIAGLSRAILVMEAPLKSGALITATYANEFGRDIYALPGRIDDHPSQGCLKLLSQGATFILKELDELLTMLGAIPQIDTPEEPILPNLSPQLQQVIDAIAQHPVSFDLIVQQTGMEIGTVSSALLQLELMGLISQLPGMQYQKSS encoded by the coding sequence GTGTTAGAAGAACGGGCTTATTGGCTAGGATGGTCAAAAATTTCTGGGATTGGGCCAGTGTTGCTGCGACGTTTGCAACAACATTTTGGCACCTTGGCGACAGCTTGGAAAGCGAGTGCGGCTGAATTAGCACAAGTCGAGGGTTTTGGTTTTCAGACTCTAGAAAAAATCATACAACAGCGATCGCGTCTGCAGCCCCAACTGCTACTCACCCAACACGAAGCTGAAAACCCCCATTTTTGGACACCAGGGGACGCAGATTATCCCCGCTTGCTCTTAGAAACTCCCTCTCCACCACCACTTTTGTACTACCGTGGTGAAGTTGATTTAGCAGAAAATCTCGGACAAAAACCATTAGTAGGAATTGTGGGGACTCGCAAACCCTCAGAATATGGTATCCGTTGGACTCGTCAAATTAGCACCGCTTTAGCTAAAAATGGCTTCACCGTCGTCTCGGGAATGGCTGAAGGAATTGACACTGAATCTCACTTAGCAACCCTCAAAGCCGGTGGAAGAACGATCGCTGTTTTAGGTACCGGCGTAGATGTGATTTATCCCCAAAAAAATCGAGATTTATATAAACAAATATTAACTTCAGGATTAGTTGTCAGTGAATATCCCAGCAAAACCCCACCCGACCGCACCCATTTCCCCCGTCGCAATCGCATCATTGCTGGCTTGAGTCGTGCCATTTTAGTCATGGAAGCACCCTTAAAATCTGGTGCTTTAATTACAGCAACCTATGCGAATGAATTCGGACGCGATATCTATGCATTACCGGGAAGAATAGACGATCATCCATCCCAAGGGTGCTTAAAATTACTTTCCCAAGGCGCCACTTTCATTCTCAAAGAACTAGACGAACTCTTAACAATGTTAGGAGCAATTCCCCAAATTGATACCCCCGAAGAACCGATATTGCCAAACTTATCACCACAATTGCAACAAGTAATAGATGCGATCGCCCAACATCCAGTATCCTTTGATTTAATTGTCCAACAAACAGGTATGGAAATAGGTACAGTTTCTAGTGCATTGCTGCAGTTAGAACTTATGGGTTTAATCTCACAACTCCCAGGAATGCAATATCAGAAATCTTCATGA
- a CDS encoding zinc-binding dehydrogenase yields the protein MPQNSTPSTNELYSHPPTYRKLIAKQLDQDFKSAVEIVTVPLLQPAADEVVIANKFAGVNGGFDTLVCRGDIPYVNLIPPFDLGVEAVGNIVAVGENVADFRVGDAVITTVRGGGYREYQTIDASLVVKVPSAIPEVLTLIPTGVSALVALEQVGEMKSDEVVLVTAAAGGIGHIAVQLAKLAGNHVIGTCSSPAKAQLLQELGCDRIINYRTENLDQVLQQEYPQGINLVFDCVGKKTFDTCVENLAVRGRLIIVGFISEYAKLPEQITQPRIYHQLFWKAAAIRGFLMPYYQEYLPEARDRLLNLFATNQLRVAVAPTVFSGLESIPAAVAYLLSGGNCGKVVVRF from the coding sequence ATGCCCCAAAACTCCACCCCATCCACAAATGAACTGTATTCGCACCCACCTACTTACAGAAAGTTAATCGCCAAGCAACTTGACCAGGATTTTAAATCTGCGGTGGAAATTGTGACAGTTCCCCTGCTCCAACCTGCTGCTGATGAAGTTGTCATCGCCAACAAATTTGCTGGGGTTAACGGCGGTTTTGACACTTTAGTCTGTCGCGGCGATATTCCCTATGTTAATTTAATTCCACCGTTTGATTTGGGTGTGGAAGCAGTAGGAAATATTGTCGCTGTGGGTGAAAATGTTGCAGATTTTCGGGTGGGTGATGCGGTGATTACCACTGTGCGTGGTGGTGGTTATCGAGAATATCAGACGATTGATGCCAGTTTGGTGGTGAAGGTGCCCTCAGCTATTCCGGAGGTGCTAACTTTGATACCTACAGGTGTATCAGCTTTGGTGGCACTAGAACAAGTGGGAGAAATGAAAAGTGATGAAGTGGTTTTAGTGACGGCGGCGGCGGGAGGCATCGGTCACATTGCGGTACAATTGGCGAAGTTAGCTGGTAATCATGTTATTGGTACTTGTAGCTCTCCAGCTAAGGCACAATTACTACAAGAATTAGGGTGCGATCGCATTATTAACTATCGCACAGAAAACCTTGATCAAGTCCTCCAGCAAGAATACCCCCAGGGAATTAATTTGGTTTTTGATTGCGTAGGTAAAAAGACATTTGATACTTGCGTCGAGAATTTAGCTGTGCGCGGACGCTTAATTATTGTCGGTTTTATCTCAGAATATGCTAAATTGCCAGAACAAATTACACAACCCCGAATTTATCACCAGCTATTTTGGAAAGCTGCTGCGATTCGGGGCTTCCTTATGCCATATTACCAGGAATATCTTCCTGAAGCGCGCGATCGCCTTTTAAATCTCTTCGCTACTAATCAACTCAGAGTCGCGGTTGCTCCTACAGTGTTTTCTGGTTTAGAATCTATTCCCGCTGCAGTGGCATACCTGCTCAGTGGTGGAAATTGTGGCAAAGTAGTAGTCAGATTTTAA
- a CDS encoding serine hydrolase, translating to MSESSDKLNAFSRRQPVNRRQRLRKVQKVGQKQVKVPQPQQRTPQAGASLTRVKTGVGSSSKPGLVMPSAVKPMPKAKGKVPPMQPSGAKMKTVRVERYGLPKMGKRSRKTRLKPVARTLLYTLRLLIVGVGIGAIVGTALSVLDPANRVTPAVSKTSTPQIGQAQPQPTPTNAVPANLFLSQEIIPLKNTVQTLAAANPNLTPGVFLVDLETGAYVDVNGAASFPAASTIKVPILVAFFQDLDAGKIRLDEMLTMQQEAIAGGSGNMQFKPPGTQYTALEVATKMITISDNTATNMLITRLGGIEALNQRFRSWGLTNTVIRNQLPDLQGTNTTSPRELSQLLAIVNQGNLVNMRSRDRLLDIMRQTQRDNLLPSGLGTGASIAHKTGDIGTMLADTGLVDIPTGKRYIATVMVQRPNNDPSAEKFITSISRTAYQQFSQVVAPNNPASTIPTNGYQPPINPVVPNNPANTMPINGYQAPVMAPPGHTMPINGYQSPVTNPQYYPPR from the coding sequence GTGTCAGAGTCGAGTGACAAACTAAACGCTTTCTCGCGGCGTCAACCTGTAAACCGTCGCCAGCGTCTACGCAAAGTGCAAAAAGTGGGACAAAAACAGGTAAAAGTTCCCCAACCACAGCAGCGCACACCTCAAGCAGGAGCTAGCCTGACCCGTGTGAAAACTGGTGTGGGTTCATCGTCAAAACCGGGGCTGGTAATGCCATCTGCAGTTAAACCCATGCCTAAAGCTAAGGGGAAAGTACCGCCGATGCAGCCTAGTGGTGCGAAGATGAAGACGGTGCGGGTGGAGCGGTACGGACTACCGAAAATGGGCAAGCGATCGCGCAAGACGCGCTTAAAGCCAGTAGCGAGAACGTTGTTGTATACCCTACGGTTGTTGATTGTGGGTGTGGGAATTGGTGCGATCGTCGGGACGGCTTTGTCAGTCTTAGATCCGGCGAATCGGGTGACGCCAGCAGTTTCTAAAACATCCACACCGCAAATAGGACAAGCCCAACCCCAACCCACCCCCACGAATGCAGTCCCTGCTAATTTATTCTTGTCCCAAGAAATTATCCCGTTAAAAAACACCGTGCAAACTCTCGCAGCGGCTAACCCTAATTTGACGCCCGGTGTCTTTTTAGTAGATTTGGAGACGGGCGCTTATGTAGATGTGAACGGGGCTGCGAGTTTTCCGGCTGCTAGCACGATTAAAGTCCCGATTTTGGTAGCCTTTTTCCAAGATTTGGATGCGGGAAAAATCCGTCTGGATGAAATGTTAACCATGCAGCAAGAAGCGATCGCTGGTGGTTCTGGTAATATGCAATTTAAACCCCCTGGCACTCAGTATACAGCTCTGGAAGTCGCTACTAAAATGATTACCATCAGCGACAACACAGCCACAAATATGCTGATTACGCGATTAGGAGGAATAGAAGCCCTAAATCAGCGTTTCCGCAGCTGGGGTTTAACAAACACAGTGATTAGGAATCAACTCCCAGATTTACAAGGAACAAACACCACTAGTCCCAGGGAATTGTCACAATTGCTGGCGATAGTGAATCAGGGAAATTTAGTGAATATGCGATCGCGCGATCGTCTGCTCGATATCATGCGCCAAACCCAAAGAGATAACCTCCTCCCTTCTGGTTTGGGAACAGGCGCCAGCATTGCTCACAAAACCGGCGATATTGGGACAATGTTAGCCGATACAGGTCTAGTTGATATCCCCACCGGTAAGCGCTACATCGCCACCGTCATGGTACAACGCCCCAACAATGACCCCAGCGCCGAAAAATTCATTACCTCAATTTCTCGCACCGCTTACCAACAATTTAGCCAAGTTGTTGCTCCCAACAATCCAGCCAGCACCATACCCACCAATGGTTATCAGCCCCCCATAAATCCCGTAGTTCCCAATAATCCTGCAAATACTATGCCGATTAATGGTTATCAGGCTCCCGTCATGGCGCCTCCAGGACATACCATGCCAATTAATGGTTATCAATCTCCCGTCACCAATCCTCAGTACTATCCTCCAAGGTAG
- a CDS encoding alpha/beta fold hydrolase, translating to MFQPIGFEQRFVNTSLGRTVYYTAADSPWQDDLTTKSDRETLVFLHGFGGGSSAYEWSKVYPAFAAEYRIIAPDLIGWGRSEHPARNYQIDDYLTTIREFLEQTTTAPVKVIASSLTAAFTIRLAIAHPDLFQSLILTTPAGLSDFGQDYSRSFFAQIVSVPIVDRLLYSSGIATGGGIRSFLEQRQFAKPSRVYQEIVDAYLESAQQPNAEYAALSFVRGDLCFDLSLYIQQLTTPTAIIWGRKSEFTGPDVGRRLAQMNPQAIRFFQVLEDVGLTPQLELPAVTIGLIRRYLPLLE from the coding sequence ATGTTTCAGCCAATAGGATTTGAGCAACGGTTTGTCAATACCTCTCTAGGTAGAACAGTTTACTATACTGCGGCTGATTCACCTTGGCAGGATGATTTAACCACAAAAAGCGATCGCGAAACGTTGGTATTTTTGCACGGCTTTGGTGGTGGGTCTTCTGCGTATGAGTGGTCGAAAGTTTATCCGGCTTTTGCGGCTGAATATCGCATCATTGCACCGGACTTGATCGGTTGGGGTAGGTCTGAACACCCAGCCCGCAATTATCAAATTGATGATTATTTAACTACGATTCGGGAGTTTCTAGAACAGACAACCACAGCACCCGTCAAAGTGATTGCGTCGTCACTAACTGCAGCATTCACAATTCGATTAGCGATCGCCCATCCTGATTTATTCCAATCTCTAATTCTCACCACACCTGCAGGACTTTCCGACTTTGGTCAAGATTACTCCCGCAGCTTTTTTGCTCAGATAGTCAGCGTTCCCATCGTTGACCGCTTGTTGTACAGTTCGGGAATCGCTACTGGTGGCGGGATTCGCAGTTTTTTAGAACAACGCCAATTTGCTAAACCTAGTCGAGTTTACCAAGAAATTGTCGATGCTTATTTAGAATCCGCACAGCAACCTAACGCTGAATATGCAGCCCTATCTTTTGTCCGGGGTGACTTGTGCTTTGATTTATCGCTGTATATTCAACAATTGACCACTCCCACCGCGATTATCTGGGGACGAAAATCAGAATTTACTGGCCCAGATGTAGGGCGCCGTCTCGCACAGATGAACCCGCAAGCAATTCGATTTTTTCAAGTGTTAGAAGATGTGGGGTTAACACCACAATTGGAACTACCAGCGGTGACGATTGGGTTAATTCGGCGATATTTACCTTTGTTGGAGTGA
- a CDS encoding catalase yields the protein MAEHNQVNENTKNQDLATYREDAGESLTTNQGVKVSDTDNSLKVGSRGPSLRDDFHFQEKLTHFDRERIPERVVHARGSGAHGYFQPYESLAEFTKAKFLQDPSVKTPVFTRFSTVVGFRGSADTVRDVRGFSVKFYTEDGNYDLVGNNIPVFFIQDAIKFPDLVHAIKPEPHNEMPQAAAAHDNFWDFISLTPESTHMVMWVLSDRAIPRSYRMMQGFGIHTFRWVNAQGKSRFIKYHWKPLLGVHSLVWDEAQNTAGKDPDFHRRDLWEAIEKGNYPEYELGVQIIEEEDEFKFDFDILDATKMIPEELVPVRPIGKMVLNRNPDNFFAETEQVAFQPSNVVSGIDFSDDPLLQGRLMSYHDTQLHRLGSPNFTQIPINKPLCPFHNNQRDGRMQTEIHTSRVNYYPNSLGGGYPATTPGSEGGYVHYPERVEGHKVRERSPSFKEHFQQATLFWNSLSVPEKEHLVAAAHFELGKVEDQGVRERMVERLNHVDHELAKRVAVGIGIPAPTAPATENHGQSSSALSQENTTKIAKGRKVAILAADGVDNSQMMAIKQALKDAGAEAEIVAKFKGKIKSADGQEIEVDKTFLTSASPLFDAVYVPGGAESVKALKMNGDALHFIHEAFKHCKAIAATGEGVDLFTALEIPGVKLADAKSSLKNDQGVVTSRNTADAKAVAAEFIKAIAQHRHWKRAQKEQVPA from the coding sequence ATGGCTGAACACAATCAGGTAAACGAAAACACCAAAAATCAAGACCTCGCAACCTATCGAGAAGATGCGGGCGAGTCTCTCACCACAAACCAAGGTGTAAAAGTTAGCGATACCGATAACTCACTCAAAGTGGGATCGCGAGGGCCATCGCTGCGTGATGATTTCCATTTCCAAGAAAAGCTAACCCATTTTGACCGAGAAAGAATCCCAGAACGCGTAGTTCACGCGCGGGGTTCGGGAGCACACGGCTATTTCCAGCCCTACGAATCATTGGCGGAATTTACCAAAGCTAAATTTTTACAAGACCCATCTGTAAAAACACCAGTCTTCACTCGCTTTTCTACTGTCGTTGGCTTTCGCGGCTCGGCGGATACAGTGCGAGATGTACGGGGATTTTCAGTAAAATTTTACACTGAAGATGGTAATTATGACTTGGTAGGTAATAACATACCAGTTTTCTTTATTCAGGATGCGATCAAATTCCCGGATTTAGTTCACGCGATTAAACCAGAACCCCATAACGAAATGCCGCAAGCAGCGGCGGCTCACGATAACTTCTGGGACTTCATTTCGCTGACACCCGAATCTACGCACATGGTTATGTGGGTGCTTTCTGACCGGGCTATCCCTAGAAGCTATCGGATGATGCAAGGGTTTGGAATTCACACCTTCCGTTGGGTGAATGCCCAAGGAAAATCTCGGTTTATTAAGTATCACTGGAAACCTCTACTAGGAGTACATTCACTAGTCTGGGACGAAGCTCAAAACACCGCCGGTAAAGATCCTGATTTTCATCGTCGGGATTTGTGGGAAGCGATTGAGAAAGGAAATTACCCAGAATATGAACTGGGAGTACAAATTATTGAAGAGGAAGACGAATTCAAATTTGATTTTGACATCCTCGACGCTACGAAAATGATTCCCGAAGAATTAGTCCCGGTGCGTCCCATTGGCAAAATGGTTCTCAACCGCAATCCTGACAACTTCTTTGCGGAGACTGAACAAGTTGCATTCCAGCCTAGCAACGTTGTATCTGGAATCGATTTTAGCGATGATCCGTTGCTACAAGGTAGGTTGATGTCCTATCACGACACCCAACTGCACCGTTTGGGTAGCCCCAACTTTACGCAAATACCCATCAACAAGCCGCTGTGTCCGTTCCATAATAACCAGCGTGACGGTCGGATGCAGACGGAAATTCATACCAGTCGCGTCAACTACTATCCGAATTCTTTGGGAGGAGGGTATCCCGCGACAACACCCGGCTCTGAGGGTGGATATGTGCATTATCCAGAACGTGTGGAGGGCCATAAAGTCCGAGAACGCAGTCCTAGTTTTAAAGAGCATTTCCAGCAAGCTACTTTGTTCTGGAATAGTCTTTCTGTCCCGGAAAAAGAGCATTTAGTCGCTGCTGCACATTTTGAGTTGGGGAAAGTGGAAGATCAAGGTGTGCGTGAGCGGATGGTCGAGCGCTTGAACCATGTTGACCACGAGTTAGCGAAGCGAGTAGCGGTAGGTATTGGAATTCCCGCCCCGACAGCGCCTGCGACAGAAAATCACGGACAAAGTTCATCTGCTCTCAGCCAGGAAAACACGACTAAAATTGCTAAAGGTCGAAAGGTGGCTATCTTGGCGGCTGATGGTGTTGATAATTCGCAGATGATGGCGATCAAGCAAGCCTTGAAGGATGCGGGAGCAGAGGCAGAAATCGTGGCAAAATTTAAAGGCAAGATTAAGAGTGCCGATGGTCAAGAAATTGAGGTGGATAAAACCTTCTTGACGAGTGCTTCACCATTATTTGATGCTGTGTACGTACCGGGTGGTGCTGAAAGTGTCAAGGCCTTAAAGATGAATGGTGATGCTTTGCACTTTATTCATGAAGCCTTTAAGCATTGTAAAGCGATCGCTGCCACAGGCGAGGGAGTTGATTTGTTCACAGCTTTGGAAATTCCCGGGGTAAAATTAGCAGACGCTAAGTCTTCTTTAAAGAATGACCAAGGAGTTGTCACCAGTCGCAACACCGCTGATGCAAAAGCTGTAGCCGCTGAATTTATCAAAGCGATCGCCCAACATCGTCACTGGAAACGCGCTCAAAAAGAGCAAGTCCCCGCGTAA
- a CDS encoding nuclear transport factor 2 family protein codes for MISASENTLKVAQQAFTHFQHGLATGAWQGFLDMLTEDFTFWFPLGKFHGWNQGKARAEEFFQYVSASFKNGLTLNLDRLTSNETTVIFEFRDEGTLLEKAYRNRVAVAFDVRGDKICGYREYFGSDGISS; via the coding sequence ATGATATCAGCATCAGAAAACACTTTAAAGGTTGCTCAACAAGCATTTACACATTTTCAACACGGTTTAGCCACAGGCGCATGGCAAGGTTTTCTAGATATGCTCACTGAAGATTTTACTTTTTGGTTTCCTCTCGGAAAATTCCACGGTTGGAATCAGGGTAAAGCCAGAGCCGAGGAATTTTTTCAATATGTTTCTGCATCCTTTAAAAATGGACTTACTCTCAATTTAGACCGTTTAACTAGTAATGAAACAACGGTAATTTTCGAGTTTCGGGATGAAGGAACTTTGTTAGAAAAAGCTTACAGAAATCGTGTAGCAGTCGCTTTTGATGTGCGGGGTGACAAAATTTGTGGTTATCGAGAATATTTTGGTAGTGATGGGATTTCGTCTTAA
- the psb28 gene encoding photosystem II reaction center protein Psb28 produces MSSITPSIQFFAGVFEDLSNVSLRREVRTGKQIVLMIFNKLQALEGFNSFTKPSLNSLSLTDEEGEINVTPASTRFIFGGDEGDELMRVECKLEIEQDEHWDRFMRFMYRYAEANGMEYGEK; encoded by the coding sequence ATGTCATCTATCACTCCTTCCATCCAATTTTTCGCTGGGGTTTTTGAAGACTTAAGTAATGTCAGTTTGCGGCGTGAAGTCCGCACTGGTAAACAGATAGTCTTGATGATATTTAATAAATTGCAAGCTTTAGAAGGATTTAATAGCTTTACTAAACCATCGCTAAATTCATTATCTTTAACTGATGAAGAAGGAGAAATTAACGTCACACCTGCTTCAACTCGATTCATTTTTGGTGGTGATGAAGGTGACGAATTAATGCGAGTAGAGTGCAAATTAGAAATTGAGCAGGATGAACATTGGGATAGATTTATGCGATTTATGTATCGCTATGCAGAAGCTAATGGTATGGAATATGGGGAAAAATGA
- a CDS encoding RNA methyltransferase: MALAGLRIVLVEPAGELNVGAIARVMKNFGLNQLVLVNPQCDPLSIEALRMAVHAKEILASAVTVATLPAALQGCVKVVATAGRVPSWDTPLENPRTTLPWLLEEPEQPVALIFGREDRGLSNEELNLAQRFVHIPTSENYLSLNLATAVGICCYELAQYTKISETSTPPTTAPAPFDAVEAYYQQLESLLLEIGYLYPHTAASRMEKFRQLYNRARLQTTEVAMLRGILQQVKWALKNHKDHDLG; the protein is encoded by the coding sequence ATGGCACTAGCTGGGTTAAGAATTGTGTTGGTAGAACCAGCTGGTGAATTGAACGTCGGGGCGATCGCCAGGGTAATGAAAAATTTTGGACTAAATCAATTAGTATTAGTTAATCCCCAATGTGATCCCTTGTCCATAGAAGCTCTGAGGATGGCAGTTCATGCCAAAGAAATTTTAGCATCTGCGGTAACAGTAGCGACTCTACCCGCAGCATTGCAAGGATGCGTCAAAGTTGTAGCTACCGCTGGGCGTGTTCCCAGTTGGGATACACCTCTAGAAAACCCCCGTACAACATTACCTTGGTTGCTAGAAGAACCAGAACAACCTGTAGCGCTGATTTTTGGCAGAGAAGACCGGGGATTAAGCAATGAAGAATTAAACCTGGCTCAAAGATTTGTTCACATACCGACAAGTGAAAATTATTTATCTTTAAATCTAGCTACAGCGGTAGGCATCTGCTGTTACGAACTGGCACAATATACAAAAATCTCCGAGACGTCCACCCCGCCCACAACTGCACCAGCACCTTTTGACGCCGTGGAAGCATACTACCAACAATTAGAATCTCTACTGCTGGAGATAGGATATCTTTATCCACATACGGCAGCTAGTCGGATGGAAAAATTTCGCCAGTTATATAATCGTGCTCGCCTACAAACGACCGAAGTGGCTATGCTGCGAGGCATTTTGCAACAAGTAAAATGGGCACTGAAAAATCACAAGGATCATGATCTGGGGTAA